The Novipirellula caenicola genome contains a region encoding:
- a CDS encoding DUF4145 domain-containing protein, producing the protein MKIKATLSQETSAGKPTLVCPQCGNTGTFDELGKDLKINNEYSCGQRRCPSSSCRGHVFVVFDKRNAVATYPPVRLTFDSENVPASVKESLEEAIDCHSAHAFIAAAIMLRRTLEKICDDRGATGNNLKARIKDLESKIVLPRELIDAMDELRLLGNDAAHIEARTFAEISEQELAVAFEFTKEIIKGLYQYSSLLERLRSLKASDAKG; encoded by the coding sequence TTGAAGATCAAAGCTACCCTCTCGCAAGAAACCTCTGCCGGGAAGCCGACCTTGGTCTGCCCCCAGTGTGGCAACACTGGTACGTTCGACGAACTTGGCAAAGATCTTAAAATCAACAACGAGTATTCTTGCGGTCAACGTCGGTGCCCAAGCTCATCCTGCCGCGGTCACGTTTTTGTCGTATTCGACAAACGCAATGCTGTCGCCACCTATCCACCGGTTCGCCTAACATTTGATTCCGAAAACGTTCCCGCTTCCGTAAAGGAGTCGTTAGAGGAGGCGATAGACTGTCACTCCGCCCACGCTTTCATTGCTGCCGCGATAATGTTGCGACGTACACTTGAGAAGATTTGTGATGATCGTGGAGCAACTGGCAATAATCTGAAGGCTCGAATCAAAGATCTTGAATCCAAAATTGTTCTGCCCCGCGAGCTTATTGATGCAATGGACGAACTTCGGTTGCTCGGGAATGATGCCGCACACATCGAAGCACGGACATTCGCAGAAATTTCCGAACAGGAACTTGCAGTCGCGTTTGAGTTCACGAAGGAGATTATCAAAGGGTTGTATCAATACTCATCACTACTGGAACGCCTTCGGTCCCTCAAAGCATCCGACGCGAAGGGATAA
- a CDS encoding Clp protease N-terminal domain-containing protein, giving the protein MDQRVRDILALGRSDRTTDHAQTAVQHAVGAADEFGDSCVDSCHILLGLYLVDGFSVAANVLSHLELPEFELRRRLAGRNRVHCSSPLGIDDDVPVVFTEALAGADRMHHRHIGTEHLLLGVVASKTKSVNLLAGFGIAPDAVTHEVLGLMGWLR; this is encoded by the coding sequence ATGGACCAGCGTGTCCGTGATATTCTCGCTCTCGGGCGATCTGACCGTACGACTGACCATGCCCAAACCGCCGTCCAACATGCGGTCGGTGCTGCCGATGAATTTGGCGACTCGTGCGTGGATTCGTGCCATATTCTGCTTGGACTTTATCTCGTCGACGGCTTTAGTGTAGCCGCCAACGTGCTTTCGCATCTTGAATTGCCCGAATTCGAATTGCGAAGACGCTTAGCTGGTCGGAACCGCGTCCATTGCAGCTCACCACTCGGGATCGATGACGACGTTCCTGTCGTATTCACTGAAGCACTCGCAGGTGCCGACCGAATGCATCACAGGCACATCGGAACGGAGCACCTATTGCTTGGTGTGGTGGCGAGCAAAACGAAATCGGTCAATCTGCTCGCTGGATTTGGGATCGCCCCCGACGCTGTGACTCACGAAGTGCTCGGGCTGATGGGGTGGTTACGCTGA